TGCCGGGAGGGGCCGGAGCTGCGGCTGAGGGGCCTATCTTCTCCCAGCGCTCCCCGAGCTGTCCTCCCCCGACCCTTCCTGCGCGGGGCACCGAGTGCCTAAGGACAGCCTGTCAGCTCCACAGTCACAAAATGTAGAAAGCTGATCCTCAGTCCCTTGAACCTTGTGGAGGACAGCAAGAGCCCCCTTCTGGGACCTGCCAGGTTTCAGAGTAACCAGGGAAGGAAGACATGGGAGCAACAGAAAATCTGTTCATCTCTTGAATGCCAGCTGGTGTGCACTGGCTAAGGGGACTCAATGGCCTGACTCATTTGGGAGAAATCTCCCCTGAAGAGGTGACTTTAGGTACTCTGTACCCATGTTTTGTATGTTGGGGTTGGGGCTCTATTTTTGTGGACTGCCTTTTTTAAGTTATCTGTGTCTTCTAGCAAAATTTAGATGTTTGTATTACCACCATCTCCAGGGACTCTTAAGACTCTTCTGTTGGCACCCCTCCTATGTATGAAAACCCTTTTAACTTCCAGTCTTCCCTTGAGATTTACCCTCCTGGCCACTCCACTGCCCTACTGAGCATGAGCGAATGGAGGAGGACCAAACCCAAAGTAGTTCCCACTCCGTCCCGTGCTCAGGGTGCCCCGTTTACCACAGGTAACGCTCCAAGCCAAATGCGTCCCTTCTGCCTCACCTTCCGCTCATGTCAGCATCCCAGGACTTCACAGTCCCGCATCCTCGTGGCCACCATGGCCTCGAGCGCCAGATGGAGTTCCTTCTGCCTGTGGATCCAACCCTCTTGGCCAAGGGCACTTTCCCCTCTTCATCACTCACCTGAGCTAGTGACTCGCTCCCCACCCAGGGCTGCCGTACCTGCTTCCAGAGCTGCGTCCTTACCGCCCTGGTGCAGTCGGGACCGAAGCAGATGGAGAAGAGCCCTTCTGGCCCCTCACCCCAGCTGGGAGTTGGCAGACGGTTTGTGAAACTGTGGCCGAGTTCTTCCCTATCTTTCTCCGGGTTCTGAGCAGAGTTTGTTCAACAAGACTCGTTTCTCTCCAGAGTCCATTTTGTTCTTACATTCTCATGCCTGGGATCTGAGCTTCCTGAAGGAGCCACTGAGTTCAACTCCAACCAAATAATTAGATTATGgttatgaatacatatataattgtCATTTTTCCCACTTCTGGCTTTGCGTTAGCAAAACAGGAAATTGGAAGTTTAAATACCAGTCTGTCCTTTCCCACATAGTGTCTGAGTGGCAGTTTTTATCTTGTTATGAAAGCTGATTGCATTTTCACCTGACGGTATCTTAAGTTAGACCTCTGTTcttaaaaatagtcttaaaagtTTTAGATGCTAGATTTAATTAGATTTACAACTTTTTTACTAACCTCTTATTTTAGAATCTGAGTTATTTCCATTTCTGCAGTTATAGTGGATTTACTGAGTTACCAGAAAGGAAGGTAAGTGCCTTGTCACCTCCCACGGGCAAAGCTGGAGACAGGCCCAGTCACCGTCCAGGGGCCCAGCAACGAGGCCTTTCCCTGCTGGTGAAATGTGGGCTTTTCGTTCCCCCCAGGTCTCAAGTTACATCAAACAGCAGACGCAGGAGCAGTTTCAGATGATAATCATTTCCCTAAAAGAGGAGTTATATTCCAAAGCCGATGCGCTGATAGGCGTCTATCCAGAGGTAAAGATCAGCAACAGGGAGAGGAGAAGTGTCCCTGAGTTCTTTCCTGACACCTCATCACGAGTACCGGTGGAGTCTGGAGATACGCTTTGATTTCTGGAGTTGATAAATATAGgcctaaatgattttttaaaccaaatgagattttaaaaactcGTATTTTTCTATGGCAGTacacagaaattttaaagataggctttaagtgaaaaaagcaaatcaaaacttgCAGAACAGTTAAAGGTACAAGCTAACGTACACAGCAAACTATTACTAtcctatttcctatttttctaatgTTTGAATGTTTTAGGCAAAATAAATGCATTGTGGGTAGCACTAAAGGACCAGAGGAAAAAACAAGTTGATCAGACATTCCAGGTTGTATACCCACCTTTCTTAAGCTGTTCAAAATACTGACCTGAGCTAATGGAGTAGAGCAGCTAATTCAGATCATTCAGTTTGGGGACAGTTAGGCTTTACTTCCCGAGTTTTCATTTAAACGAAGATAAAAATTAACTTCCCTTCCTGTGCCCCCAAGATGTGAGGGGACCCCTGGAAATTCTCATTCCAGCGTAGGGGAGCCAAAAAGATCTTCCTCCTCTAGCCATCTTAGGTTCTCTGTAAATCAGACTGGCAAAGGCAGCTCAACGAGAAAAACCGCTTGTACCGCGCGCACCGCACATGCGCACGGCGGACGCACCTGGTGAAGCGTAATcccagggctggctggctgggacTTGGGTTTCTACCCCGTTCCAGGATAAACCAAGGGGAAGGGGCTTGGGGCTTCCAGGTCAGGGAGGCAGGTGAGGGGAAGGTGAGGAGTGGGGCGAGCGCGGAGCGAGCGTCCTCCTGCAGCAGCGCGTGACCTTTGCCCGTGGGACGCTCGTGCCCACTGTCAGCAGCCCCTGGCGCGGGCATCTGGGCTGGCGTGCGCGCGCACCTTCAACAGAGAACGCACCAGCAGGAAGCGGACCTAACCGGAGACCCGTGACTATAAGGAGGCCCCTTTTTAAGTGCGAATCCAGGTTCCCTAGTGGCCCTTCCTTGACGTTTGATGACACTTCGTCCCTAAGCAGAGAGCTGACTCTCTGCTGTCCTCTCTCATTTCAGCACGACGACTGCATGTTCAGCAGAGTTCTGACCCTGGATCTTTCTCAGTATCCAGACACCGAAGACCAAGAAGGCAGCAAAAGAAACCGAGAGTTGCCTTAGGACCGCGAGTGACCCCGAGCCAACAGGACAGTCGGGCAGGTCAGGGTCACCAATGCTTAGTCCTTGCTCCTCAACAACAAAGCGCGGGAGCAGTCGAGCGGCCTGTGCCACCGTGACCTACCAGACGCTGGAGCTCGCTTCCGTCCAAGTTCAGGCCCCTTAGCGTTgcatgggttaaaaaaaaaggtgcaatTTTGTACCATAGTTTCAACTGCCATTTTGAAAGCCAGTCAGAAGAATGTTGAATTCTGCATTATTTTCACTCAGGTCTTGCCTTGTACGTTTAAGTAATCTTTAAGAGAAACTCTTGGTTCTCAAATGTACTAGTTATAGGGCATACAGCCTGGATTTTATAGTTATTTCAGAGAATGTTATCAatattgaaaatatcaataaagaataTTCTAATTTCAAATGTCTCCAAACTACAAttatagaaacaacaaaaaagtattttaaggtGAAACTGAATTATGTCCACCTCAGTGAAATCCAAATTTCTCTAAGTATAATTTCTGTTAACAAAATACTGAAGAACACAGGCTTTCCCAAATAACTGACTTCCCTACTTACACACATTGTTATGGGGAGGAAAGGAAGTTGCCATATTTGCAATAAtacttcatttccatttcaaGATGGACTAAAATTTCGTACCTAGCAGAGTAGCTCCCTCACTGTGATCTACTGAAAGTCACCCCTCCACACAAGGGTTTGTAaacacataaacataaaaataaagcaacacaacatgaaataaaacagaattctgaGGTGCTGGTGGTCTTCACTGAAGACTGGGCCCACCCGCggacggggtgtgtgtgtggggggggggggcctgaaGAAAGAACCATCACTTGTGAGCGCCGCTCACCACTCACCGCTTCACGCAGACTCAGGGCACCCCGTGCCCAGCAAGTAGACCACAGCCACGCAGACGCTTCCTGCCCTCACCCCGCCAAGCTCTGGCAGCTGCACATGGCAAGCAGAAGCCACCCGATCTGTCCTCTGctcctttttttaagaaaccatcGGCAATACCCTCTAAGTCACAGACTTCCTCTGCCTTGGAAAACATCAACTTCACGTTGAAATGTCCCTGTAGGGCCCCATGAGCTCAGGGCAGTCCCTTCTCACTGCCTGGGCTGCTCTCACTCCCAGTGATCCTACAAAGTACGGTCTGTTTTGTGAGAGCACCACGCACCCCCATTCCTGCCAACCGCGGGACGACGGGGGGGTGCGGATGGGGCGCTGCTACCAAAGGGCCTTCTTGtcatcacccccctcccctgcccggaGCCAGTGTTTCTCACCGACAAAATCACACCCAAGCAAATGAGGGCTGCTCAAATTGTCTGACAGATCAATCCTGTTGaaagacatttgcattttaatacgAGCATTAGCAGAACTGACCGCAGATGCCCCCGTTCATGACAGCAAGGAGGCACTCGATGCTCATCCTGAGCTGGTTCCACTTCTCCAGTCTCATATCCTCTCTTCCACATCATTTTCCATGCTTGTCTACCCTGTGTCTAACCAACTTTCAGATTCATTCATCCCTGATTGCACTCGGTAAACGTgtctttaaaaaaccaacaacttaaacatttgctgtttttaaaaaatttaaacacattcAAGTAGTCATTTGACTTCCCAACTGATAACTCAGGATAAACGTTCTCATTAACTACATCACATCAAGCCCTGTCATAACTAAAGTTGAGCACACAAAGttgaagttaaaattttatttatgaccAGAGTAACAAGATTTTTCatgcttcaaaaagaaaaagtcttaagcGGATCTCTGGCTTCTCTCTCATTCACAACACATCCCAACCTTGTGTTTTCTGTTCTTAACTTTCTACCTGGGGGAGCTCCAGCGCCTTTGATGGGGAGTGTCATGGGATTTGGCAAGAAACCACATCAAAAATAGCAGCCTCTGAAAGGGAAAGTGAGCAGGGTCCCCGCCAGGGTCACAGTCGGAGCAGCTCCCCGCGTGCGGCCTTCTGCCCCTGGCTGACCCTGAGCGCTCCCAGGCCGCAGGCCCTCTAGAGGCTCTGCCTGCCTCACTGCGTGCGAACCCCAAGGAGGCCGGAGCAAGAGACTTTTAAGACACGAACGGAAAGGTTGGACCTTACCCCACAGAATAAAAACTCGGAAAACGGAATTTACACTCTAACTAAAAGCTGCAATCTTGGGCTTGTGCTCCACTTGCCGTTTCTCAGCTGTTCGCCAGCGTGCGGACTCGGCCGGCACCGAGCTGCCGTCCGGGGCCCCTCCGCCGAGGTCAGGCCTGCCGTTCCGGGAGCTAAAGTCACTAAAATTAGGTAATTCCAAAGAAGGCCGCTGAGCTGGTCTTTTTCAAAACATCCCACTCTCGGCAGCAGATGCAGTGCCTCCAACGAGCACCGGCTCATGCTTTACTATTATTCAACAATGCAACAGACGCTTCTAAGTTTTTCTCCACGGTAACAGACGTTtccacataaaaattataaaatttaagtgtctagttttttttgtttttttttcttccctctttggcAACTACTGTTGCTTGGACAGTCCTCACCCTCCCCTTCTTATTAGAAAAACCACCCTGACAAAGGGGGCGTGTGGCGCGGGAGCCCGGAGCCCGGGACCCCTTCCCGCCGCCGTGGTCCCTGAGGTAGCTGGCCGCCGGCCGCACAGCGGCCCCCCGACGGCTGCGCCTCACCTCCCGAGCAGTCACGCCCCGCGGTGGGACTTGCACGCAGCCCCCGAGGCCGCACAGCCCCACGGCTCTTCAGGGTGCGGGAGGGGTCAGCGGGAGAGTTCCCCCGCAGAGTTCTCCGAACATTCCTCATCGTTTGGGTTATGGCACTGTGGTTACAGAAGGCTGGTTTTCAAGTTGCAGATTTTACTGGTTTTAAAGATTTCAAGACCCTCCAGCATCATCtgtttcaacaacaaaaagaaggaatACGAAAATGTTAAAATTCAGCTTAAAGGAGGGTTTGCAGAGGATCTCTAGTTCAGGAACCGTCTAGGGCTCTTCTCCCACGCTAAACACTTTCAAAGTGCCCCCCTCCGGAAGCAGCCACCGCCGCCCAGAGACATGGCTCTGGGACTCGTACAACCGTCAGGAAATCTCGACGCACAGATGTGGCCCTTTTCCTTCCTGGAGGACCGGGAGCGGGCGGTGGCCACctgaccgggggggggggggggggggggggcacgtcACCACGTGGATGGCAGGAGCCCGCCGCAGGGCAGGGAGGACGGCAGCCGGCCACACTCCTCTGCGCTCTCCAGCCCCCGGGGACCCCGAGGGCTTCCCTGAGGACACATGCCTGCCCGGGCTGCTGGCATCCGGGGATCCCCTGGGGCCCCACTGCCCGGGGGCGGCCCTGAAGGGGGAGCCGCGCATACGCAGCCACAGCAACACCACGGGCCCTGCCTTCTTCACCATCACAAGTGACCAAGCGGCCCCAGACAGGGCGACAACAAGCGGTGGGAAAGGGACCGGTGGGAAAAACCACCTGTCCTGGAGCAAAACGATCAAAGcgctcatttcatttttttcattttcatttgcttacaGATATCCCCACTAGCTGAATTCACACTCCAAATATTTGCCAAAGACCGGAAAGAACTGTATTCGAAACGCCAGGGAAACAGCATTCCCCCCCTACAGGGGTGTGTGTGCCGAAGGAGCTGCTGCAGAGGCGGCCCGGAGCCCTCCGGAAggccccctcccgcctccccctgCCGCCAGGCCCACTCAGCGGCGACACTCTGCCCACGGCACGCGGCGTTGTCCTTGTCCTTCTCCAgccgggcggggggcggtgaGGGCGGTCTCCTCAACTGTTCCTTCCGACTCTGTTCCCTGCTCCTCGATTTCGTCCTGGTTGGACCTCCTGGATCGATTTCCGCCGTTTTTCTCATGCGTTCATGTTCATTTTCagtctttatcttttcaaaaacttCCTGGGACGTTCTCAAAATTATGTTGTAGCCTTTgggttaaatttttattttgagagcgtTACCGTTAATTTCTGGGAGCTCTTCTTTTCCGACTTACTCTCTTTCAGagcatctcccctcccccacccccctggccaTGACTGTGATCTCTCTTCAAATTTCTAGAGACACCAGGGGCTTCCCTGGGTATCTGACTCTACTCCACTCCTGAAAACACTGGGATTGAGGATGTTCAGATAACAGAGTtaactttttattactttaaataagaaaacataagcaaaatgCCCTTAAACACCTCTCTGATAACCCACTAAGACTATCTAGGGCTATGAAGCATGTCACATGTCAGGTCCCTGTTATTCAACATTTAAATGacgccctggggtggggggtaatGTTTGAGCAGTGCTGGGACACTGCATTTTCCTTCTACATCATGAGGAACATGTGCTGTTGAAACAGtctgttgaggggcgcctgggtggctcagtcgttgggcgtctgccttcggctcaggtcatgatcccggggtcctgggatcgagccccgcatcgggctccctgctcggcgggaagcctgcttctccctctcccactccccctgcttgtgttccctctctcgctgtctctctgtcaaatagataaagtcttaaaaaaaaaaaaaagaaacagtctgTTGAAGACACAGAGATCGCTGATGAAGACAGAGAACACTGAAAACTGAGCCAGGTATATAAAAAAGATTTCCACCTAAATATACCTTCATCAAATTTgaatgtgagaaaagaaaaagaagatcctaaaagcttccagaaaggaaagcaACAGGTCACCTACAGGTCACAGAGACCTGAGCTGGCGACAGACCCTCTCCCAACAGGAAACCAGGACACGTAAGACAGCGGAGTCCCTCGGGGAAGTAGGAAGCACAACCCCACACTCCGACCGTGCGTGGAGAGTAAGGACCACGAGAAGACACCTACAGACACCCCGGGCCTTGGGGAGCCAGCCCGCCGCACACAGGGCTGTCACAGTCCCTCAGGGGCCTgggcaggagaaagaagaggcagCAGCGGCCCAGGAGGGAGGGCAGCTTGGGCCTGGAGCGGAGCAGAAGGTCAGGGTCTCGGGAAAGGGGGGCAGGCGGTATGACTGAGAGAGTGCTACAGTAAAACACCGTGAAACGTTGATTTTTTGGACAAGGCAAACAGAAATCTAGAAatgcctcaaaaaataaaaggcaatacCAGCAACTCCAACATGCAACAAGCAAAAAACGCATTTGCCTTTGATACTGAGAACATCCTGCAAACGACTCCGGGCCCGTTAACTCGGCACACGAGTCGGTGAACCAGGAAAAAACATCTGCGCTGTTTTAATAAAGTAAGTGCTCTTGTTTCCAATTTTGAGACAACCGACAGGCAGACCGGGGGGCTCGCTGCGGCCCGGTCCGTGACCACGCATCCAGCACTGCCCGCAGAGAAGCGGCTCGGAGGGGGGAGTTGGCTGAGGGGGCGCGGCAGGCAGGGGCCGGTGCAGACTCAGGAGTCCCACCCGCGCCCTGGGCCCCGGAGGGAGGCCGGGCTGGGTGAGCGGCACCAGATCCCCTCCCGGAGGCCACAGGCCTGACCCACTTAGATCATCGGTTTCCGAACATCTCAGTCCGTGACGGAGGGAACAAGAAACAGGAtttgaagtgtttttttctgGAGACTGAGAGGACGTAAGTCGGGACAGCGGGCAGCCCTGAGTGCCCACCGGCACTGCTCGGGGAACTGGCCGTGATTGAGTGGCAGGTGCGCTCCATGAAACCGGGTGACCCGGCGGGCGTGCTGCTGGCCTGGTGCGCGACCCCCAGCACCGAGACACACTCCCAGCCGAGGCCGCGCCCGCCACCCCGCCAGCCCCCTGACCACGCGGGGGGCCCCGCTGCGCAGAAAGCACCGTACCCGCGTCCGACCGGCGGGGCCGTTTGGAGACTTCCATTCCATTCTCCTCCAGCTTCCTCTTGGCGCAGTCCTGACACGCATTCCCTGAAAGAGGAAAACCTTTACTTACAAGCTGATCTCTTCCAGAATCCACCCTTCAAGGACCCGTTTATAAATCTGACTGTACTGAGGCGCCGGCCCGCGACCCATGCCAGACGCCACAGGGGACGCTTTGTCCCAAAGAGAAGGTGGATGTGGGAGGCACGTGTAAGTGACAGCGTGACTCTAATAAAGGTGTCCCTCCGCAGGGCAAGGAGGCAGAGATGGAAAGCGGAGCGCAACACTTGCGGGGTCCCTACACCGAAGGCCGAGCACCgggccctctccccctgccccgcacCCTGCCTGACCGAAGCAGACGGCCTGGGCCGAGGTCCCGAGGCCACCGACAGGAGGACACCGCCGTGACCGAGCGCAGTCCTAGCTCGTGATTCGTTGACAGCCAGAGCTGAGCCTAGCGACAAGAACCTTCACCTTGCCAACCAGCAGCACGCAGAAAAATTTTATACAAAAGCTCAGAACCTTTGCAATGAACATTTTGGAAGGGGATGGGACGAAGCTACTACACCACAGACCCCATGGGAAAATACGAATCGAATCTCGTTCGGATTGCCCTGCAACTCTTGCTTGTGGGACGGGAAATCATTTTCAGGTGCCAGCACACGAGCCATGTTCACGCTGCGCCTCCCCGCCGGAGGGACACATTTTTAATCCCTCCACTGTCGCAGGGACCATCCCGAGGCCCCGCTGGTCCCCATTTCTGGTGGGGCCGGGTTACAACAGGCTAGGTATTTACTGCGAGAAACACTTTCACGATTCTACAGTGGCAGGAAGATAATGGAACGTGTAGGCAAAAACCAGGCTGGTAAAAATCAAGATCTGCTTTACCCAACAGTGTGGTGCTGTCCACTCGGTCAGCAtctggagaagaaaggaaaacagtcagcaaaaccgaGACTTCGCAGGCTCTTCGTCCTCAAGCCGGAGGAGGGGACGGCGCCCAGGTCTGCTCAGAGAGGCAGGGCGACAGTGACCAAGAACCTGGATGCCAGCTCGGGcatgccggggcgggggggggggggggggcgggccaCAGGCCAGCGAGCGCCCCCCCTCCAACCAGTGTCAGCGTGAGGACCGGGAGGTCAGCGCGTGGCGCAGCTGGGCCAGCCTGGCACACAGGGAGAAAGGGCACCCGCCGTCACAGTCATGGCTGTCAGTGCTGCGACAGCACCTCTCCAGTCAGGAGAGGTCCTTCACGAACGTAAGGACAATGTCCTTAAGGACCCAGTCACGGATTATAAGTCCAGAAGATCTTTCGGCCCCGACAGCTTGTCAGATCCACTCAGCTGCCAGGGTCTGGGAACGCGGCCTCCGCGGGGCCAGGAAGGCACCCAGGGGCCCGCGCTCATGCGGGTGTCCATGAGGTCCTGGTCCTCCAGGGAGCCGTGCGTGCAGTGGCAGGAGAGGCCGTGGGTAGGGGCAGGATGGGGAGCGCCTCTGCCCCGCTCCAGAGCCAGGCCCGGGGGCCTGTCTGGGACACACCGGATTCCAGTCCCAGCTCCAAAATCTCTGGGAACTACCTGGGCAAGTGATTGACCTCTCTGAGCTCGTCTCACCACCTGTCAACTCACCTGTTCGTGGCCATGGATACTGGGACTGACAATGAAGGTCTCAAGGAGGGGAAACTCAGAGCGGAGTGTGGCCCAGCGAGCGTCCGGCCCGGCTCCTTCTCTGCCTCAGAAATGGACTAGTGCCCTGACTCTACTCTCCTCCGTGGAGATGCAACTTGAGCCGGTCCACAGGCTAACCCCTGGCAATTCTGACTAGGACTAGTGGAGACAGACGACGCTACTGGACCGTGTGCATCCAGTTACCCGTGATCTTGGCACCCTCTAGTCTTCGAGGTCACAGCGGGCACATGCAGTGGCTACGTGGCCGACCCAGTTCCCCTGTCCGGTGCAGCAGGGCTCGGTTCTTGTTGTAATTAAATCCAGccagtccaggggcgcctgggtggctcagtcgttaagtgtctgccttcggctcaggtcatgatcccaaggtcctgggatcgagccccgcatcgggctccctgctcggcgggaagcctgcttctccctctcccactccccctgtttgtgttccctctctcactgtctctctgtcaaaaaataaataaaatcttaaaaataaataaataaataaataaatccagccAGTCCAGACCTTTCCAAGTCTGCCGTCATCCATGTTTTATGACCCCAAACTTAAAGCCATTAACTGCCCTATGTCAGGATGACCAATTTAAAACCTGCTCCATTATCTTGGTCATTCCTGGCAGTTCCCCAAAAGCTGGGCCCAGGAGAATTACTTAAAAAGGTGCGTTGCACGCAGCAGAACAGGGTAAAGATGTTATGTGCAAAAAGATGTAAGTCTTCGTGAGACCATCTGTGCCTCTGCAGTTTTAACTTGTAAAACGCAGCGAGGGCATGAGGGCGCATGAGGACTCTGCACTTTCCCAGCTTCGGTGCCTCCCCTGCAGACACTGGCAGGGCGCTGGATCCTGGCTAAGGTAATCGGATGCACGGCGAGTCATCTGAAATGGGAATAAACTCGGACTGCCGTCGGCACAGCTTTAAGCACTCACGTCCTGTGAACAGAGGTCACCATCACACCAACTACCCCGGCTTTCTATCTGGCACACACACCTTTTTAAGATCACCGGAGGGCTCGGGAACTTAGTGGTACGGAAGTTACATCTCCGTTTTATTTTACAGCGTgtaaactgtatctcaaaacaaaaaggaaaaaccgGAAAGAACTCAATCATTCTCGTACCTGGAAAGGTCGAGAAAGAAAACCCCTACCTGGACTGCGCTGCCTGCAGATCTGAGTGGCAAGGTCCTGCACGTAGCCAGGAAAGTGGTCAAAACAGTCCCCATAGGACACGACTTTAATCCCATGCAAAAGCATGTCTGCTTGGTGCTTAAAGAAATGGTCTTCATTCTCCTTGAGCACGACCATGTAGTGCTCCAGCTCCACCTTGTTGGGCACCGAGTACAGGAAGAGGGCCTGGAAGATCTGGTCACGAAGGGTCTCTCCACAGCCCACAAACAGGAAGGACTTGGTGCGGTACAAGTTCTGGAGGACTTCCTATGGAAAAACCAATGAAGAGCCTGGAACACTCATCCTAAAGACAGCGAGATCCTTGGCCCGACCGCCAGCTATAGGTTACACCTTTAGAAGGTGGCTCAGTGACAGGCCCTTCCCACCAGCCACGCCggggacagagtgagagaggcagCGCGCCCTCCAGACGTGCTGTTCACGTCAGCCCAGCGCCGCAGGCGAGCAAACAGAGGGCCACGCTGCGCGGACATCCCTGCTCGGTGCTCATGGgagccccttcctctcccaggtgGGAAAACGGGTGCAGATCCCAGTCAGGTCCGGTGTAGATGTGCCTCCAAGTGAGGAGAGCCTAatgcccaccccacccagccagCCGGCCACCCATCCTGTGGTGCAGCCCCTCAACTCAGATCTTCTGGGgctatgtataattttaaattcttaaaacacGAAATAAGGACCTTCCATTTGTTTCTGTTCAGAATCGTGCACATGGAACACTCGGGAACTGGTGTGTCTCCACGGATCACAGGCGGGAGCCGGGGGGCTGCTGTCAGGAGAACAGGGTTTTCGGGAGTGAGGGCAGAAGAGCTCAGTGACCCAAGGGAGCCGGGCAAAGGGGGTGGCAAAGATTCAGGGGGCCACTCAGGCACGCAGCAGAGAGTCACCGCTTCAGACATCCAACACCTTAGCGAGAGGGCCCGTGTCCACCCAGGCCTCTCTCAGCCCCCAACGGCGTCCAGTCACCCGCCGGGCCACAGGTGCGCCCCAGGCCGGGATCAGCACAAGGACCAGAGCGCCGGACCCAAGCTGACCAGGGACTCAGTGAAGATACCGGGGTTTCTAAATGCGGTAATAAAAGACTTTACAAAAAGCTGAAAAGCAGCTTTTCCACTCTTGGTCTTCTCCAGGATATCAAAAAAGCTTCCCAGAGAATGAAGCTGTAAAATGAGGTTTTGAAAACGAGAGAGACTGCCACGCAGAGAAAGGAGGTGCCTGAAGCCGTGCGCACACGCAGGCGGCGGCAGGAGCTCCCCGAGCGAGTGCGCACGGTCGGTGCAGGGCCCCGCAGGCCGCCCGGGGCAGTCGGACTCAGCGCGTGAGCACGGGGCATCCGGCCGAGGCGCCAGCGCCTGGAGAGCCAGCTGCGAACAGGGCCAGCTGTGTGCACCGCAGGGCGGGTGGGCCTAGAGGCCAGGAGACCGCCCGGACGGCCACCAAGTACCTAGTGGCCACCACGTCCCAAGGGACACAACCAATGCCTAATGAAGGCGGGCCGTACCATTACTTCTGGGTCCTGTGTGACATCTTTATACCCCGACGGGTCCAGGACCAGCCCGCAGGGGTCTGTGTACAAGCCGTGAATATGAAGAACGCCGTACTTGATGTGCCCTCTCGCCCACTGAAGGACCTGTCAAAATCAAGCCAAGACAAAGGGGAAAACCGCGTGTTActtaaaacagaagaggaaactgggtgCGTGGTCTTTCCAACCGACCTCGGAGAGAACAGGG
The sequence above is drawn from the Zalophus californianus isolate mZalCal1 chromosome 9, mZalCal1.pri.v2, whole genome shotgun sequence genome and encodes:
- the FAM118A gene encoding protein FAM118A isoform X3, with the protein product MDPVEKTTNRSEQKSSRKFLKSLIRKQPQELLLVIGTGVSAAVAPGIPALCSWRGCIEAVIEAAEQLEVLHPGDVAEFRRKVTKDRDLLVVAHDLIRKMSPDCLMEIFDNLEQHIQNPLVLQSILSLMERGTMVLTTNYDNLLELFGQQQSKPMESLDLKDKTKVLQWARGHIKYGVLHIHGLYTDPCGLVLDPSGYKDVTQDPEVMEVLQNLYRTKSFLFVGCGETLRDQIFQALFLYSVPNKVELEHYMVVLKENEDHFFKHQADMLLHGIKVVSYGDCFDHFPGYVQDLATQICRQRSPDADRVDSTTLLGNACQDCAKRKLEENGMEVSKRPRRSDAGYNIILRTSQEVFEKIKTENEHERMRKTAEIDPGGPTRTKSRSREQSRKEQLRRPPSPPPARLEKDKDNAACRGQSVAAEWAWRQGEAGGGLPEGSGPPLQQLLRHTHPCRGGMLFPWRFEYSSFRSLANIWSVNSASGDICKQMKMKKMK
- the FAM118A gene encoding protein FAM118A isoform X2 encodes the protein MDPVEKTTNRSEQKSRKFLKSLIRKQPQELLLVIGTGVSAAVAPGIPALCSWRGCIEAVIEAAEQLEVLHPGDVAEFRRKVTKDRDLLVVAHDLIRKMSPRTGDTKPNFFQDCLMEIFDNLEQHIQNPLVLQSILSLMERGTMVLTTNYDNLLELFGQQQSKPMESLDLKDKTKVLQWARGHIKYGVLHIHGLYTDPCGLVLDPSGYKDVTQDPEVMEVLQNLYRTKSFLFVGCGETLRDQIFQALFLYSVPNKVELEHYMVVLKENEDHFFKHQADMLLHGIKVVSYGDCFDHFPGYVQDLATQICRQRSPDADRVDSTTLLGNACQDCAKRKLEENGMEVSKRPRRSDAGYNIILRTSQEVFEKIKTENEHERMRKTAEIDPGGPTRTKSRSREQSRKEQLRRPPSPPPARLEKDKDNAACRGQSVAAEWAWRQGEAGGGLPEGSGPPLQQLLRHTHPCRGGMLFPWRFEYSSFRSLANIWSVNSASGDICKQMKMKKMK
- the FAM118A gene encoding protein FAM118A isoform X4 produces the protein MDPVEKTTNRSEQKSSRKFLKSLIRKQPQELLLVIGTGVSAAVAPGIPALCSWRGCIEAVIEAAEQLEVLHPGDVAEFRRKVTKDRDLLVVAHDLIRKMSPRTGDTKPNFFQDCLMEIFDNLEQHIQNPLVLQSILSLMERGTMVLTTNYDNLLELFGQQQSKPMESLDLKDKTKVLQWARGHIKYGVLHIHGLYTDPCGLVLDPSGYKDVTQDPEVMEVLQNLYRTKSFLFVGCGETLRDQIFQALFLYSVPNKVELEHYMVVLKENEDHFFKHQADMLLHGIKVVSYGDCFDHFPGYVQDLATQICRQRSPDADRVDSTTLLGNACQDCAKRKLEENGMEVSKRPRRSDADDAGGS
- the FAM118A gene encoding protein FAM118A isoform X1, with product MDPVEKTTNRSEQKSSRKFLKSLIRKQPQELLLVIGTGVSAAVAPGIPALCSWRGCIEAVIEAAEQLEVLHPGDVAEFRRKVTKDRDLLVVAHDLIRKMSPRTGDTKPNFFQDCLMEIFDNLEQHIQNPLVLQSILSLMERGTMVLTTNYDNLLELFGQQQSKPMESLDLKDKTKVLQWARGHIKYGVLHIHGLYTDPCGLVLDPSGYKDVTQDPEVMEVLQNLYRTKSFLFVGCGETLRDQIFQALFLYSVPNKVELEHYMVVLKENEDHFFKHQADMLLHGIKVVSYGDCFDHFPGYVQDLATQICRQRSPDADRVDSTTLLGNACQDCAKRKLEENGMEVSKRPRRSDAGYNIILRTSQEVFEKIKTENEHERMRKTAEIDPGGPTRTKSRSREQSRKEQLRRPPSPPPARLEKDKDNAACRGQSVAAEWAWRQGEAGGGLPEGSGPPLQQLLRHTHPCRGGMLFPWRFEYSSFRSLANIWSVNSASGDICKQMKMKKMK